The window GGTGGAGCCGGGGCTGCTCTTTCATTATTATTTTTAGAAAAAGTTGACCAAATAATTATTAATGATTTAGATAATTCTATATATTCCTTCTGGAAGGCTGCATTAGATCATACGAACAGGTTTATAGAAAAAATAAACAGTGTAAATGTAACAATTGAAGAATGGCATCAACAGAAATATATTTACAAAGATAAATGCTCATCTGAATTTGATCGTGGGTTTGCTACTTTTTTCCTTAATAGAACAAATAGGTCGGGAATTATCGGAGGTGGTCCGATAGGTGGAAAAGAACAAAAGGGGAAATGGAAAATTAATGCCCGCTTTGATAAAGATAAAATGATTGATAGAATAAAAAAGATTTCTCTATACAGGAGTAGGATTAAAATACTTAACATGGATGGAATCGAATTGATGAAGCAGGTTTTTGATATGCAAAATATATTAGTCTATGTTGACCCACCTTATTATGAAAAAGGTAGTTCTTTATATTTAAATCATTACAATGATTCAAATCATATAGAGTTGGCAAACTTCTTAAATGATAATAAAGACGTTTTTTGGCTACTAACATATGATAATGTCCCTGAAATTAATGCCCTTTATCCTGACAGATCTGTGATTGAATTTGACCTTCATTATCACATTAATAAACCCAAAAAATCTAAAGAAATCTTAATCAAATCTGATAGAATCACCATTCAATAAGATAAAAGAGGAAACATAATAACAATAACATCCTTACTTCTATATGAGGAGTCACCCGTCACTTGGCGAGACTCCAAGTGGTGAATTGGGGGACCAGCCACTAATTCTTGGACATGCAGACCCTGACGCCGGAAGAAAAGCAGAACTTCATCATTGCCCTGAATAATCTGAAACAGGCCATCGAGGATACGCTGGCCGCGGCGACGAAGGAATAACCGAGCAAAAAGCTGGCATGAAAATGATCGGCAGTGTCGTTATTTCATTTATTATATCATGCAGTTAAGTCAGTTGAACGCGTTCAACTGGTCTTGTGGGCAGACGCTGGTAGGCCAAAAACAACTATAGATCCTGGCACTAAGGTGCCGACTGTATTTTGGCAGTTATTTGGATACAAGAAGAAATGGTAACCTTGGACAGCTTATTTTAGAATACTTAGAAAGGGATAGGGGAAGCCGGTAGACCGCGTGTGCAAAGACAACAGCTAAATGGCCATTGCACAGAGCCCAGAAGATTCCCGTGGGGCGTGGAGTTATCCGTAAACTTTAGAATAGTGTCGCATGAGTGCCAGCTATCGACCCTACTTGGAGTTATACCACCATATGTGTGAATCGTGGCCTACTTGGTTCCACTTGTTTTTTGAATGAAATCTAAGGAGTACTTCCCATGAAAATAAAGAAGGTACATCTAAGGAACTTTCGTCGGCTGGAAAATGTTGAAATTGACTTTGAAAACGATGAAACCGTTTTCGTTGGGCCAAATAATAGCGGAAAAACTTCGGCCACTACGGCCTTTCGTCTTTTTCTCCTTCGCCAAGATTTCAAAGTCCATGACTTTTCTGTCTCAACAATTGCAGCCATAAACGCCTTTGGTGTAATGGATGATGCCGATGAAAGTAATCTCCCATCAATTGAAATGGATCTTTGGTTTTCGATAGACCCGGATATCGAATTTGGGCGGGTCTTTTCTCTTTTACCAAATGCCTTGGCCAACTTTGAAGAAGTTGGTGTTCGGCTGAAATACTGCGTCAAGGATGCAAGCAAGCTGAAGGCTGAGTATCTATCTG is drawn from Syntrophales bacterium and contains these coding sequences:
- a CDS encoding DNA adenine methylase, which translates into the protein GGAGAALSLLFLEKVDQIIINDLDNSIYSFWKAALDHTNRFIEKINSVNVTIEEWHQQKYIYKDKCSSEFDRGFATFFLNRTNRSGIIGGGPIGGKEQKGKWKINARFDKDKMIDRIKKISLYRSRIKILNMDGIELMKQVFDMQNILVYVDPPYYEKGSSLYLNHYNDSNHIELANFLNDNKDVFWLLTYDNVPEINALYPDRSVIEFDLHYHINKPKKSKEILIKSDRITIQ